CAAGGGAACCCGGGTCACCTGATCCCAACTATACACACACGAGTGTTCAGAGGGAATATAGATCTAGTAAAATGATCATCTGACCAGAAGAGGTAGTGAGCGATGCGAATGTCCCCGATGGCTCGCCGTAGGAGGAAACGGACCAGAGAGCTGTCGAGGTAACACTCGTACTTCAGAGcctaaaacataaaacatcagTTAAACTCGTGAGACGCACTTTGATCTCTATACTGCTCTTATTAGACACAATAAAAGTATTTCCTGTTCATCTGACCTGGACGAGCTGAGGGAGGAAGTCCAGTAGCTCTGGATCTGAGATGGAGTCCATCCACTGAACAGCCGTCCTCCTCAGCTCCTGGTCCGGGaacctggaacacacacacacacacacacacacacaccatgatgTTACCACAATGACTCAGGACGCGTCAGTGAGacaggacgggggaggagggggtgggacGCACGAGGCGTGGAGGAGTCCCAGGGCGTCCTGGTGACCCAGGCAGGCCCACTGGTTCAGCAAGGCGTAGATGTCCGGCAGGCAGGACCActcccagcagggggcgctggcCAGCACCAGAGGAAGCGCCGCACTCTCGGACTGACAGAAGGCCTTCTTCTCCCAAAGAAGACGCTTGTCCTCCACCGTCAACCTGCACAGGCAGAGACACGTGAGGACCTTCAGGTCTCTTTTCCGAAGTAACCCTGACGACACACGTCACATGCGTGTCTGACCAGAAGACGGCCTTCTTGTGGAGGACGTCCTGCAGCTGGATCTGACTGATGGTATCCAGTCTAGAGAAGTCGTACTGAGGACAGAAGTCTGCCGGAGACGGAGTACTGAACCGGACCTCGAACGACGAGGTGGGGAAGTCCACCTgggacagacaggaggacagagagagacgggttAACGGCTTGTGACCAAATGAAATCATGTTTATATTTACGTGTTTTTAGGTTTCTAAAAATCACTAATATGAATAGaatccatgttttgtttttgtaaagtgATTCCGATCGATGACGAATTTCGAGTTGAATTCaattcacacaaaaaagaaaaaacacattaaagaaTTATATCTGTTGAGCCACAGAGGAAACAATGCAGCATAAATCATGTGGAATATTGGTAACTGTCCCTTtatgcaacgtgtgtgtgtgtgtgtgtgttcaggcaaAAGGAAGATCCTGAACCAGTCGACTGCACTGAAACAAAGACCAGTGTGAGCGCGTTTGCAGTCTCTATTTTGGGTTAAATTAGATGACAAAGCGTTTTTTTCCCCAGTGGAATGAGCCTCTCACCCTGTTTAGCAGGAGACGGGTGAGGAGAGTGAGACGGGTGAGGAGAGCAAAGGAAAGTGAGACAGCAGATAGGATGCTTCACCTTGTGATTCACTGCATTTCTAAAAGCTATGCTATAAACAGTGCATCATTTATCTATGTTTATCAACTTATGGGATTCAGTGTGTTTTTGCTCCTCTTTAATTGATTGACGCCTGCAGGCTGCAGCTGTTAATGAACTTCAGGATGTAAAACAGTCATCTGGACGGGGGCTGGTTCCTTACGGGAACCTGTCCCGTCCCGTCTCACCTGCAGGATCACGCTGTCCGGCTGGCTGAAGTTTGGCGAGCTCGTCCGTGCGTTTCCGGTCCCCCCCGGAGCCGAAGGCCACAGGCCGAGTAACTTCCTGCCGCATGTCAGGACgctgcggacacacacacacacacacacacacacacacacacacacacacacacacacacacacacacacacacacacacacacacacacacacacttaaactgtCTATTATGGGGAGTAAAATTCAgatggaggacaggaagtgacattcGGGGGTGTTTATGTCTTCCTGCCTCGgggcgtcatgtgactcactgtCTGAAGTTGAAGAGCGGCATGGTGACCCATCCCAGCGCCTCGATGCTGCGCCGCTGGCGCCCCTTCTCCTCGGCTCCACCGGGGGGCGGCAGAGAGCTGGCGTAGAGAGTCACCGTCAGCTGGGACTCTCTGGGCAGCTGGTTGATCTGCACAGGGAAGCAcaccctgcagggggggggggagcataaCACAATGTTGGTCAAAGCAGGCAGCAAACCTGcgttctctgtggtgaccagcagggggcgactcctctgctcccatagacgtctatgaggaaatgactctacttctctgtagtgaccagcagggggcgactcctctgctcccatagacgtctatgaggaaatgactctacttctctgtagtgaccagcagggggcgactcctctgctcccatagacgtctatgaggaaatgactctacttctctgtagtgaccagcagggggcgactcctctgctcccatagacgtctatgaggaaatgactctacttctctgtagtgaccagcaggggcgactcctctgctcccatagacgtctatgaggaaatgactctacttctctgtagtgaccagcagggggcgactcctctgctcccatagacgtctatgaggaaatgactctacttctctgtagtgaccagcagggggcgactcctctgctcccatagacgtctatgaggaaatgactctacttctctgtagtgaccagcagggggcgactcctctgctcccatagacgtctatgaggaaatgactctacttctctgtagtgaccagcagggggcgactcctctgctcccatagacgtctatgaggaaatgactctacttctctcttgatttattccctcagtaaacattgtgaacacaagtttatggtctcagttttcaagtcttcttcaatacaacatgatgttcatttagtgacttgATTACTGTGATTGATAGGTCTCTAATTAAGACGGCATCAAATCTTCGAAGTCGAGGAAAAGATTGTCATTTGGGTTAAAATAACGGCGCAGTGCAGCTACTGAAGAACCAGAGAGAATAAAcagacctcctcctccgtaACTACGGGGATGTCACgccaatatttttttaattttagcaTTTTTTGGTGGGCAAGAATTTGTAGTTCACGTCTCCACCCACTGGTGGAGGAGACGTCCCCGTCCATGTAGCGTCTCCTGgacgcagcgtgtgtgtgttgcgtacCTCTGGTCCCACACCACCAGGTGGAACAGGTATTTGCTGACCGCCTGCTTGCTGGTGTGCTGCGGCGCGCAGAGCTCCGCCCCTCCGTGAGTCAGCGAGCAGGACAGGAAGAACCCTTCGTAGCTGTTCCCGTCAGagaacaatgaataaataaatatatacttaGAACTTTGTTCCTGCAAGGAcaagattttatattttattgtaaaattACTAAAGTTATTAAAGCAGTTGATGCAGCAATGAATgcaaattaatacattttaaaaaggtactTTTACTTCATTCGAGTATTTCCACTCTGCTACTTTACACTTCTACACACctaaaacatttttcttaatATAACGCCAATTGTACATTTTGTAACGTTTTGAATTAATGAATTAACAATAAAGGATCTGAGTGGAAGTAGAAGTCTGCATGAAATACTAAGTACAATACTTGAGGAAAAGTACTCTGCTAAATTCCtccactgaacacacacacacacacacacacacggcgtgtGACGGCGACAGCCAGGTGTTGGCCAGCCCTGCCTCCTccctgaggtcaaaggtcagctccAGTTCCCAGGGAGTCAGCCCTTTGTCCctgcagagggtgtgtgtgtgtgtgtgtgtgtgtgtgtgtgtgtgtgtggggggggggggggggaggggcagcagCTCTCAGCTGAACTGCCTTTGTTTCAGggcacacacagtgtgtgtgtgtgtgtgtgcgtgtgcgtgtgcgtgtgcgtgcgcccgGCTCGCTGCTGCTGACGGTCCGTCTGacgctttgtttgtgtttatcttTGTGTAGATCGACTCgcacaaacagcaaaaaaaacaaatgtactgTGAAGAATTCAGACAGCGACTGCAACTCGTAGACGTTAGATATTAAAATGCATCGTAAAGACACTACAGGTTTATTATATTCACTAAACATTCACTGTGTGTTTCTGAAGCATCAGTTGTTCTACTTTGTATAATCCTCAGACACACTAATGTCTGAGGATTATACAAAGCATGACGCTCTATAAAGCCTCATCTTTCCCCAAAATGACTTCAACAGCGCAGGAACGGAACCAAGCAGCACCATGATTAAGAgaggtcattttaaaaagacaatgaaGGCCGGCGCTGGTTCCAGAAGCTTTGGGCTCACTGCCCAAACAGAGTTGAAGGTCACAAAAGGTCAAACGCTGCAGTTCGTTGGTCAAAAACACTACGATAAATTGGGTGAAAGTAGATTTATTTAATGGCACTTTTTTAAACGATGTGTCCTTTCCTATCCACTTTTCCTCAAAAAAACATGGCGAGGTGAAGCAGAGACATGCGCGTGTCTCTTTAGATGTCACATGCGTGTGTTTGCTTCTTACCTGGCGGCCCAGGCGATGGGGATGCGGTGGGCGGCGTGCACGTTGAAGGAGAGCACGTTGTTGACCAGCCCGGCCTCCTGCACCGGCGCCGTGCAGCAGCGGCTCTGCGCCGTCGTGTGGAAGTTGGCGTTGAACGTGCTGCAGTAGAGCTCCACCAgatccaagatggccgccgtCAACTTCTCCACCACTTTGTCTGCCAAACGAGGAATTTCAACTTCAGACTTTATGGCGTGACTGTCAATGAGACCGGATCCAACCTCCCACCAGAAATATGATTATTAATCTCTTAATGAATCATCACCAAGAAACATTCATTGTTTAATCATGAAGGTTCTTGATGGTAGAAAATGATGCAGGAAAAAGTCTTCTACGCATCGTCGGTTCTGCTTCCCCCTGTGGCCTAACGTGGTAGTGTCTCCTACCACCAGGGTGCCTTCAGAAAGCATTGTACAGCAGCGTGACAGTCTGCCACTCAGTGAAATAGTCGCTGGGACGTACCTCTGTTCTCTCTGACAGCGAGCACTGAAGCATCCTGGGAGGACAAAGCGGAAGACAACAACGTGTGAATATATGGACGACACGGACCGTCTGTCCTTTTGTCCGTCTGACTTTCACCTTGAGGACTTTGGGCTGCAGACGACAGGGGCATGCTGGGAGTTGGCTGAGGGCGGCGGTCACGTCGGGCGTCTCCACGGCGGCTAACGAGCTGCAGAGCGCCTTCACCGATTGGACGAGGCGCTCCACGTGCAGCGGCAGCTCCGCCTACGGACACAaacgggagagaagaagaagaattcaaTTTGGATTTTGGAAAGTCTTTGAGAGGACTTGTTCTACTTGAGACGCGTTACCTCTGACAGCAGGAAGGACTCGGCTTCATTATGAAACGTATCCAGCAGAAGAGTCAGAGCCTCTCTGCCCACAACAGAGAGAAGATACGCAAATCAACCAATGGATGAAAATACAAAACTTCTTTGGatgaatttgaatcaaacaaTTCCAATTACAGCACCAGGAGCCACTAATCATGATGACTAATACTACATCCTGTTCGGCGGGGtagaagccccgcccctcacCGGGTGACAGTCTGTTTGATGGGACGCTCCTGCAGCAGGATGCTGTGGTTCATGGTGGACATCGTCTCATCGTCTTCTTTCTGTCATCAAAACGTTACCAAACGACAATAAAAGTAATCAGCACTTCTCTCCCAATAATTCACATTCTGTCCTCCACCAAAAATCAACAAATCTCACATCCAGCGATTAAAACCAGCCTGTCTGCTATTGGCTGGTGTTTGGTGATGTCACTGTCTGCAGGTGGTGACATCACCTATAGCACAGAGCtcttcacctgtgtgtgtgtgtgtgtgtgtgtgtgtgtgtgtctgcaccgTGCGAGACAGCTCCGTGTTGATGGAGGCTCTCTTGGTGAGAACCAGTCGGACGTCCCAGTCGAACTTCAGACACTGTTGAACAAACTCCAGACCGGCCAGAGTCTGAGCGCTGAGAGAAAGAACGAGatcagtctttttgttttcttgtatgCAAACGGTGAAAAACGTTTGCGTCGTCATGGTAACACTCTTCCacttaaattaaaattattaATATTTCTGCAGATGGACGGTCATTGTTTCACTGCAGGAAGCTCAGCTGTTCTCTTGCAGCTTatcagacagaaacacacttccactgataacacacacacacacacacacacacacacacacacacgcagcagctgCAGTATTtcctggtgtgtgcgtgtgtgtgtgtgcgtgtgtgcagcagTCGGTCTGGGTTGTGAGCACTGGTGCAGCTGGTCCACCAGCAGCCACGACTCAGCTGCACTGTTATTATGAGTCTGAACCACAGACCAGTTTAATGCAGCAGACAAACTGTTgctattgttgttttttattatctatCATCattgtgtaaaatgtatttagacTGAAGCGTTTTCTACCAGAGTCACATGATGAGaaattaaaacaacaaccagCCGACGTCAACAAAGGACACGCGTAGCAAATGTATAATAATATGAATACAGTGAGAAGACGGCTTCTCTTACTTGTTGAGGAACTCGTCGTGTCCACAGACCTTCAGCAGGTAGTCGTCCACGTCCATGTGGTCCAGATCGTCCTGAGCGTAGCACAGAGTCTGATAGATCAGCAGGTCCACCGTGGACGAACCTAAGAGAGAcagggggacagacagagcAAGTCAGAGACAGAGTCAgaaagtcttttattttgaagtcccGCACATCCTGCCCTCACCGTCACAGGTGAAGGTGAGCGGCTCTCTGAAGTGCTCGCTGATGACGGTGACCTTCACGCTGACCCCCAGACCCtggtgcagctcctccaggccgACGGACGGAGACCAGACGAAGCCGCCGTTCTTCGAGCTGTCGCTGTGCGGGTACGCCGCCCGCAACctgcacaaatacacagagCACTGTGACCACCGGGAGTACTACTGTACGCAGGAGGTGTAGAAGTACTAACGGTATTActgtgatgctgctgatgatcaggacgtgtgtgtgtgtgtgtgtgtgtgtgtgtcactcacaCATCCAGCATGTGACAGAAAGCTGCcacctcctcgtctctctcctcagACACCTGGAACAGTTCGTATCCAAACCCGTTCATCCGGGAGCCCAgagacacctgtcaatcacacacacacagccgtccAATCGCAGGGGAGCTCAACAACGTGACCAGTTCAGTTTTAACGttttttcaattattattttattttgttataatTGTATCATTATCATTCCTATTTATATGATTATTACTGTGAAATGATTCTTATGTATTAGACTAAACTTATTCCTGACTAACTGTTATTATTCCAGGGTCACATCATGGGATTCTCCCATGACGCAGGCAACAGAAACGCCCCCTGGTTGCCGTGGTGACCAGATAGAGACGCGGGGTCTTACCGGGTCTGCTGACACGCGCCGGTGGTTCTTGTTGCTCTTGGGAACAGGTACGTACGTCCTGGGCGGGACTTGAGGGGGGAGGGTCTTGCTCCGAGCCACGGGCTTACCCGATTGgtccccgctgggccgccgccccCGGAGCCCCTGGCGGCTCCCGTTGAGCCGGGACAGCGATTCATTGATGTTGTCGTAGTTCAGCTCTCCCGAAGTCACTTTGGGCGGATCCACGTCGGGCGTGAACAGGTTGACGTTGCGGGGCGCGGCGGGCCCCCGGGGGGGCAGGAAGGGGTTCTCTGACCCCGACGACACAGGGTGGGGGGTCCTCGGAGGGAGGGTTGGGGGAACATCGTccgggagagaggggaggcccTTGGAGAGAAACCCCGACCCGGATCCGAGCGAGTCCCCGAGGCCGAAACCGAGCCCGTCCCTGAACTTGCTGACCTCCGGACTGTCCAGGATGTACAGGGGCTCTTTGACGTAGCCCCCCTGCGGAGGGGGCGCCCGGGAGGTCACAGACTGGGGGGACCGCGACCCTCCAGGCTGGTTCAGGGAGGGGTCGGAGCCAGAGAGGCCCCTCAGCAGGCTTCCTCCTGCGGGGGTGGGAAGGGGCTGGCTCGGGGCAGGCCGGGGGCGTTCGATGGAGGGATTGGGGGTCTTGGAGCGGGCGGGGGTCCGGGGGCCGCTCTGGCCGCTGTCCGTGCCGCTCTTGTCCTGCTTGAGCCTGGACAGGGCGTCGTACTCCATCTGCAGGGCCTCGGCCAGGACCAGCTCCTTCTGACTGAGACCCAGAGCCTCCAGGCAGCCCCAGCCCGCCTCGCCCTCCTTCTGGGTCTGAGGCGCCGACATAATGCCCGATCTGCTGCTAGAGGGACCGGCGAGGACAcatggagctgcagaggacagagaggacacatggagctgctgaggacagagaggacacaTGGGGctacagaggacagagaggacacatggagctgcagaggacagagaggacacaTGGAGttgcagaggaaggagaggacatatggagctgcagaggacagagaggac
The Gasterosteus aculeatus chromosome 17, fGasAcu3.hap1.1, whole genome shotgun sequence DNA segment above includes these coding regions:
- the pik3c2b gene encoding phosphatidylinositol 4-phosphate 3-kinase C2 domain-containing subunit beta isoform X3, with the protein product MSAPQTQKEGEAGWGCLEALGLSQKELVLAEALQMEYDALSRLKQDKSGTDSGQSGPRTPARSKTPNPSIERPRPAPSQPLPTPAGGSLLRGLSGSDPSLNQPGGSRSPQSVTSRAPPPQGGYVKEPLYILDSPEVSKFRDGLGFGLGDSLGSGSGFLSKGLPSLPDDVPPTLPPRTPHPVSSGSENPFLPPRGPAAPRNVNLFTPDVDPPKVTSGELNYDNINESLSRLNGSRQGLRGRRPSGDQSGKPVARSKTLPPQVPPRTYVPVPKSNKNHRRVSADPVSLGSRMNGFGYELFQVSEERDEEVAAFCHMLDVLRAAYPHSDSSKNGGFVWSPSVGLEELHQGLGVSVKVTVISEHFREPLTFTCDGSSTVDLLIYQTLCYAQDDLDHMDVDDYLLKVCGHDEFLNNAQTLAGLEFVQQCLKFDWDVRLVLTKRASINTELSRTKEDDETMSTMNHSILLQERPIKQTVTREALTLLLDTFHNEAESFLLSEAELPLHVERLVQSVKALCSSLAAVETPDVTAALSQLPACPCRLQPKVLKDASVLAVRENRDKVVEKLTAAILDLVELYCSTFNANFHTTAQSRCCTAPVQEAGLVNNVLSFNVHAAHRIPIAWAASYEGFFLSCSLTHGGAELCAPQHTSKQAVSKYLFHLVVWDQRVCFPVQINQLPRESQLTVTLYASSLPPPGGAEEKGRQRRSIEALGWVTMPLFNFRHVLTCGRKLLGLWPSAPGGTGNARTSSPNFSQPDSVILQVDFPTSSFEVRFSTPSPADFCPQYDFSRLDTISQIQLQDVLHKKAVFWLTVEDKRLLWEKKAFCQSESAALPLVLASAPCWEWSCLPDIYALLNQWACLGHQDALGLLHASFPDQELRRTAVQWMDSISDPELLDFLPQLVQALKYECYLDSSLVRFLLRRAIGDIRIAHYLFWLLKDNLQDSQFSARYQHLLAALLCCVGRGLREEFDRQCWLVSVLATVAHKVRDASPSSRQCVLREGLEEMKQFFLVNSSCRLPLNPALLVTGINIQSCSFFNSNAVPLKLSFQNLDPRGDNINVIFKSGDDLRQDMLTLQVIRIMNKIWIQEGLDMRMVIFKCFSTGRGRGMVEMIPQADTLRKIQVEHGVTGSFKDRPLADWLQKHNPTDEQYDKAVENFIFSCAGCCVATYILGICDRHNDNIMLKKSGHMFHIDFGKFLGHAQMFGNIKRDRAPFVFTSDMAYVINGGDKPSSRFHGFVDLCCEAYNLIRKHTHLFLNLLGLMLSCGIPELSDLDDLKYVYDALRPHESEADATMYFTRLIESSLGSVATKLNFFIHNLAQMKFASSEDRPTLSFAPRVHTAKSDGLIRNLYICRHIRAASTGKGYAFVVKVEREAQQETLLVQRTFEEFHELHTKLRLIFPSSKLPSFPSRLVIGRSRGEAMADRRKDELNGYVWHLIHAAPEVAQCDLVYTFFHPLPRDERPGPVAAKPAEVLWSPAAGKELGEVKLSISYKNDKLFIMVMHIRGLPLQDGTDPDPYVKLYLLPDPQKTSKRKTKAARRTCNPTYNEMLVYERIPRGDLDQRVIHLRVLGDGAFWENTLLGETLIPLKRLVPGQHWVDWHQLGAAGSDSAH
- the pik3c2b gene encoding phosphatidylinositol 4-phosphate 3-kinase C2 domain-containing subunit beta isoform X1 — protein: MSAPQTQKEGEAGWGCLEALGLSQKELVLAEALQMEYDALSRLKQDKSGTDSGQSGPRTPARSKTPNPSIERPRPAPSQPLPTPAGGSLLRGLSGSDPSLNQPGGSRSPQSVTSRAPPPQGGYVKEPLYILDSPEVSKFRDGLGFGLGDSLGSGSGFLSKGLPSLPDDVPPTLPPRTPHPVSSGSENPFLPPRGPAAPRNVNLFTPDVDPPKVTSGELNYDNINESLSRLNGSRQGLRGRRPSGDQSGKPVARSKTLPPQVPPRTYVPVPKSNKNHRRVSADPVSLGSRMNGFGYELFQVSEERDEEVAAFCHMLDVLRAAYPHSDSSKNGGFVWSPSVGLEELHQGLGVSVKVTVISEHFREPLTFTCDGSSTVDLLIYQTLCYAQDDLDHMDVDDYLLKVCGHDEFLNNAQTLAGLEFVQQCLKFDWDVRLVLTKRASINTELSRTKEDDETMSTMNHSILLQERPIKQTVTREALTLLLDTFHNEAESFLLSEAELPLHVERLVQSVKALCSSLAAVETPDVTAALSQLPACPCRLQPKVLKDASVLAVRENRDKVVEKLTAAILDLVELYCSTFNANFHTTAQSRCCTAPVQEAGLVNNVLSFNVHAAHRIPIAWAASYEGFFLSCSLTHGGAELCAPQHTSKQAVSKYLFHLVVWDQRVCFPVQINQLPRESQLTVTLYASSLPPPGGAEEKGRQRRSIEALGWVTMPLFNFRHVLTCGRKLLGLWPSAPGGTGNARTSSPNFSQPDSVILQVDFPTSSFEVRFSTPSPADFCPQYDFSRLDTISQIQLQDVLHKKAVFWLTVEDKRLLWEKKAFCQSESAALPLVLASAPCWEWSCLPDIYALLNQWACLGHQDALGLLHASFPDQELRRTAVQWMDSISDPELLDFLPQLVQALKYECYLDSSLVRFLLRRAIGDIRIAHYLFWLLKDNLQDSQFSARYQHLLAALLCCVGRGLREEFDRQCWLVSVLATVAHKVRDASPSSRQCVLREGLEEMKQFFLVNSSCRLPLNPALLVTGINIQSCSFFNSNAVPLKLSFQNLDPRGDNINVIFKSGDDLRQDMLTLQVIRIMNKIWIQEGLDMRMVIFKCFSTGRGRGMVEMIPQADTLRKIQVEHGVTGSFKDRPLADWLQKHNPTDEQYDKAVENFIFSCAGCCVATYILGICDRHNDNIMLKKSGHMFHIDFGKFLGHAQMFGNIKRDRAPFVFTSDMAYVINGGDKPSSRFHGFVDLCCEAYNLIRKHTHLFLNLLGLMLSCGIPELSDLDDLKYVYDALRPHESEADATMYFTRLIESSLGSVATKLNFFIHNLAQMKFASSEDRPTLSFAPRVHTAKSDGLIRNLYICRHIRAASTGKGYAFVVKVEREAQQETLLVQRTFEEFHELHTKLRLIFPSSKLPSFPSRLVIGRSRGEAMADRRKDELNGYVWHLIHAAPEVAQCDLVYTFFHPLPRDERPGPVAAKPAEVLWSPAAGKELGEVKLSISYKNDKLFIMVMHIRGLQPLQDGTDPDPYVKLYLLPDPQKTSKRKTKAARRTCNPTYNEMLVYERIPRGDLDQRVIHLRVLGDGAFWENTLLGETLIPLKRLVPGQHWVDWHQLGAAGSDSAH
- the pik3c2b gene encoding phosphatidylinositol 4-phosphate 3-kinase C2 domain-containing subunit beta isoform X2 — translated: MCPLCPQQLHVSSLSSAAPCVLAGPSSSRSGIMSAPQTQKEGEAGWGCLEALGLSQKELVLAEALQMEYDALSRLKQDKSGTDSGQSGPRTPARSKTPNPSIERPRPAPSQPLPTPAGGSLLRGLSGSDPSLNQPGGSRSPQSVTSRAPPPQGGYVKEPLYILDSPEVSKFRDGLGFGLGDSLGSGSGFLSKGLPSLPDDVPPTLPPRTPHPVSSGSENPFLPPRGPAAPRNVNLFTPDVDPPKVTSGELNYDNINESLSRLNGSRQGLRGRRPSGDQSGKPVARSKTLPPQVPPRTYVPVPKSNKNHRRVSADPVSLGSRMNGFGYELFQVSEERDEEVAAFCHMLDVLRAAYPHSDSSKNGGFVWSPSVGLEELHQGLGVSVKVTVISEHFREPLTFTCDGSSTVDLLIYQTLCYAQDDLDHMDVDDYLLKVCGHDEFLNNAQTLAGLEFVQQCLKFDWDVRLVLTKRASINTELSRTKEDDETMSTMNHSILLQERPIKQTVTREALTLLLDTFHNEAESFLLSEAELPLHVERLVQSVKALCSSLAAVETPDVTAALSQLPACPCRLQPKVLKDASVLAVRENRDKVVEKLTAAILDLVELYCSTFNANFHTTAQSRCCTAPVQEAGLVNNVLSFNVHAAHRIPIAWAASYEGFFLSCSLTHGGAELCAPQHTSKQAVSKYLFHLVVWDQRVCFPVQINQLPRESQLTVTLYASSLPPPGGAEEKGRQRRSIEALGWVTMPLFNFRHVLTCGRKLLGLWPSAPGGTGNARTSSPNFSQPDSVILQVDFPTSSFEVRFSTPSPADFCPQYDFSRLDTISQIQLQDVLHKKAVFWLTVEDKRLLWEKKAFCQSESAALPLVLASAPCWEWSCLPDIYALLNQWACLGHQDALGLLHASFPDQELRRTAVQWMDSISDPELLDFLPQLVQALKYECYLDSSLVRFLLRRAIGDIRIAHYLFWLLKDNLQDSQFSARYQHLLAALLCCVGRGLREEFDRQCWLVSVLATVAHKVRDASPSSRQCVLREGLEEMKQFFLVNSSCRLPLNPALLVTGINIQSCSFFNSNAVPLKLSFQNLDPRGDNINVIFKSGDDLRQDMLTLQVIRIMNKIWIQEGLDMRMVIFKCFSTGRGRGMVEMIPQADTLRKIQVEHGVTGSFKDRPLADWLQKHNPTDEQYDKAVENFIFSCAGCCVATYILGICDRHNDNIMLKKSGHMFHIDFGKFLGHAQMFGNIKRDRAPFVFTSDMAYVINGGDKPSSRFHGFVDLCCEAYNLIRKHTHLFLNLLGLMLSCGIPELSDLDDLKYVYDALRPHESEADATMYFTRLIESSLGSVATKLNFFIHNLAQMKFASSEDRPTLSFAPRVHTAKSDGLIRNLYICRHIRAASTGKGYAFVVKVEREAQQETLLVQRTFEEFHELHTKLRLIFPSSKLPSFPSRLVIGRSRGEAMADRRKDELNGYVWHLIHAAPEVAQCDLVYTFFHPLPRDERPGPVAAKPAEVLWSPAAGKELGEVKLSISYKNDKLFIMVMHIRGLQPLQDGTDPDPYVKLYLLPDPQKTSKRKTKAARRTCNPTYNEMLVYERIPRGDLDQRVIHLRVLGDGAFWENTLLGETLIPLKRLVPGQHWVDWHQLGAAGSDSAH